Proteins encoded within one genomic window of Setaria italica strain Yugu1 chromosome IV, Setaria_italica_v2.0, whole genome shotgun sequence:
- the LOC101764588 gene encoding DNA-dependent metalloprotease WSS1 has protein sequence MEVGDLHKVWDVRELKRKPDAAAARALLDRVAKQVQPIMRRHKWRVKVLSEFSPRNARLLGLNVGAGVEVKLRLRRAGRDYDFIPYEEVLDTMLHELCHNDRGPHDAQFYKLWDELRKECEELVSKGITGTGQGFDGTGRRVGGFTIHPPPPSLRQATLVAAQKRARNGALLPSGPRKLGGNNDIMSALSPAQAAAMAAEWRMHDDLWCGSHNQSGIDDSDDVIILEEPPNNMTIKDGKTTKGSCSNTSAESSTSSGIHTAARDGPSSFWTTGDAVDDSKWECGACTLLNQPLAPICEVCGTAKPKIAKAKYMTWSCKFCTLENSTKLDKCSACDHWRYSYGPPIATYGPSYD, from the exons atggaggtggGCGACCTGCACAAGGTCTGGGATGTCCGGGAACTCAAGAGGAAGCccgacgcggccgccgcccgcgcgctccTCGACCGCGTCGCCAAGCAGGTCCAGCCCATCATGCGCCGCCACAAGTGGCGGGTCAAGGTCCTCTCCGAGTTCTC GCCACGGAACGCCAGGCTGCTGGGGCTCAACGTCGGCGCGGGCGTTGAGGTCAAGCTGCGcctgcggcgcgccggccgcgacTACGATTTCATCCCCTACGAGGAGGTGCTCGACACCATGCTCCATGAGCTCTGCCACAACGACCGCGGGCCCCACGACGCGCAGTTCTACAAGCTCTGGGACGAACTCCGCAAG GAATGCGAGGAACTTGTTTCGAAGGGTATCACTGGAACAGGACAAGGGTTTGATGGTACGGGAAGGCGGGTGGGTGGATTTACAATACATCCGCCACCACCATCTCTCCGACAAGCTACATTGGTTGCTGCACAGAAGCGAGCAAGGAATGGAGCTCTATTGCCTTCTGGACCAAGAAAGTTGGGTGGAAACAACGATATTATGAGTGCGCTTAGTCCAGCGCAAGCTGCTGCAATGGCAGCTGAATGGAGAATGCATGATGATTTGTGGTGTGGATCCCACAATCAATCTGGTATTGATGATTCGGATGACGTTATTATTCTTGAGGAACCACCTAATAACATGACAATAAAGGATGGAAAAACCACAAAGGGTAGCTGTTCCAACACTTCTGCAGAGTCCAGCACTTCGTCTGGAATTCACACAGCAGCACGAGATGGTCCCTCATCTTTTTGGACAACAGGTGATGCAGTTGATGATTCAAAGTGGGAATGTGGTGCTTGCACTCTTCTAAATCAG CCTTTGGCACCAATCTGTGAAGTTTGTGGCACTGCAAAACCTAAAATTGCAAAGGCGAAGTACATGACTTGGTCTTGTAAATTTTGTACTCTAGAAAACAGCACTAAGCTTGACAAATGCTCGGCGTGCGACCATTGGAGATACTCATATGGGCCACCTATAGCCACTTATGGCCCAAGCTATGATTGA